The nucleotide sequence AATTGTAGAAATACAATAGATCTGTTTCTTTTTCGTGCGTGCATATATAATTTATGCAAATAAAGAAACACAATACACGAATTCACCTATGTAAGCGTTTGCACAATTTCATCTTTCTCTATCAGCTTATTCCATCGAAGAAGTAAACGATTTTAGTTGAAGCGTATGTTATTAAAATGAACAACGTTTACAATGATAAATCTATTTAATATTAGATTATTGCAGCCACTACGTTCGATTAAATAACTTACGATGGTTAAAGGTCCCCTTCTGGTGCATGAACGTGACCATGGAATTTTGCGATCCGGAACTATAGAACAGATCCTTCTTCGAATTGGCTGGTTCGAATTGACTCTGCCAGAGCCCCTTGAAGTATACTGCGTTCGCCAGCACCAAATCCGTGTCTTCGCCAATGCTGTTCGGAGGTAGAAGGTCCTTGATGTGTCCTTTCGTCATGTTGCTGACCCACTCGTTGATGTTATTACGAACGGCAACTGGATTAGTATGGAAATCGGTTTTTTCCAGCTGATCGCCGACGAAGTCCAAGATACAATCGCGGACTTTCCTCTTGTCGGATATCCACAGCCGATTCGCCGATGAGTACTCGTAATCAGTGGCATTCGCCTAAACAAAAATGTAAGATGTCAGCTTTAATACGATCTTATGGTCTGAAAACGCGTAACACATTATATACCAACAGGATTGTTGAAAATTATGATTGCGagtttcatgcatttatgaagGAAACGAGCAGTGAAAAAAATTCCTTGGGAGTTTCCATTTTTTTCACTTTCATTCCAATGGATTTTGTCGAGAGAAGCTCAAAAATCGAAGTCCTCAATCTAGGAATCTAATTAAAATAACTCCTGAATTCATTTGATAAAAAGTTATACGCGTCCAAAGTCGACGAATTTCCAGGGTTTTTGGCAAGttagcacaatttttattttgcatcaagCTTCCTAATCGGGTTATGATACCGTTGAAATTATGATTTGTGAGGGCATTTGATATTTGATTAGCTCTCGAATGATAAATTTGGAGAACTCATAATTACAACTGAGGAACTGATTATTAGATGCCAGAAAAAAGTTCGTATGGTTCTTCTGTCGACAGTGAACTTACACATTCGTCTTCAACGAATCCTTATCGTAAGAATATACACAGCCTTGAAACAACTGTGCCATCGAATAAGAATGCTTATGGAGCTCGTTACCAACGGAGTACTTTAAAAACCTCGTTAActtcttgccgtactttaacgatTCTGACTCGCGATGgtaatttctagtaataacctgttaagtaCGAATGTTATTTCGTTCTTTTCAGATTTCTTCTAGTAGCTTTTTTCTTTTCctaaaaaattattacaatgGAAAAAGTTCCAATCATTATAACTGTGAAGAGAATGATACGGCAAGGGATCAAAAGTATGTACTACAAAGTAAACGAGATTCCTTACAACATTACATAGTTGCATCATTATACtataaatgaattttaatgcttttcttgaacttttaaaaatattaacccGTTGCACTCGGAAGCCGTTTCAACTCTAAATACAAAACAGCTCTTCTGACCTatagcatttccattttatataacttgCTGCATTTTATGCGAAATTGAGTCGTGTCACTCGTTCAACAGTTTTATTTTGTAAAAGTGTTTAAACACAAATGTGTGGATAATTAAGtttaaatactaataaaataataacactaataaataataattttaaacacACAAGTGACACGAATGTGCGGATAATGTATCAATTACTAAATTAGACCGCCAGCTTTCGTCTTTATTAATTTCTACACTAAATCGTTTTGCGTATGGGTTGCTTCAGATCGAGCTGATTGcatgtataaaaattatttttacgtaCTAGATAATTCTAATATTGTATGACTGAATAATCGAGGTTCTGacgtataacaatttttatattcgaGTGCAAAGTTTCTTTCTTAGCTATCTCTCGAATCTGATcaaggcgaaataaatgaagcgAAACTACCTCGAAACGTTGGAAATGTATCGCGTTTTTAGATGTACGGTTTCTGAATAACAAAGACGCTTCTGATAGAGTAGAACGATCGTTGCGTTCGTCACGGGTCTCCACGACCCAAGCCGACGGTTAGCTGAGCAAGTTCCAGGAGGGCCGAATACCGGGAACCAAGGAGCGGGCATCAGCCCCACTGCGAGCGTTCGAACGCTCCGACATCCGGGCTTCGTACTAATTATCCGGTTCGCCTTGGAATACTTGCTAGCTCGGACGACAATGATGCAACCACCTCGAGCCTCCTCACCTGAGCGAGAAGCCTGTCGTAATTCTCGGTCGAGTAGAATCGTTGCACGTCGACCTTGGACAGATCGTTCGGGATGTGCAAGGCCTTCTTCAGGGACTGCTCGGTGGTGCCGCGGGCCCCAAAATACGCCAATCTAAGGGCCTGGTAGAGGCTGTGCGGACTGTAGAAAATGTTGTCCTGCGTCTCGATCATCGCGGTCTTCTTCAGGGTGTCCAACGCGAATTTGAATCGCGCTGCCGGCAAGGAGTTCTTCGCCCCGGGATTGCCCACTCCCGGGAAGTCGTTCGCTGTCAGACACTGCGACGACACGCTGCCGAGCAGGAACGGCACCGCCAACATCAACATTACCTGGAAACATGACCATCGTTTAGCATATCTGAGAAAGCGTCCTGTTTTGCTTTCAGAGAAACTGTTGGTAATTGGTGTTACTGGGTTAGCTCATACACAATGTCCATCGTTTCTGGGGTCATTCTGCTGCGGACAGGATATTCCTTTGTCTCTTTGTTTTAGAAAAAATCACTCGAACGTCTGATTTATTAGCTGCGGAAATTTAACATTCGTCGGTGAATTTTCAAGCTTGCGTTATCTTTTGTACACGTAATAAATGAACGGTGAAGACGTTAATCGTATGTCATGTCAACACAAACTCTGCAAAACTGAAAGTTTCTAATcaagaagctaaacaatataggATTACAATAAGATAAAGCAAATATGACGGTGTGGAAATAATTTTCTGAATGAACGgaaagatatacagggtgtcccaaacgtTGCTAACAATTGGGAAATGGGGGATTTCTGAAgtcgtttgaagtaacattttcctacGAGTTAGGTCGAGTTAAGTCGGATTCTCGGTATTTTCGTATGCGCTGTGCTAATAGTATTTCGAAAGCTCGAATCGACGATCTTTCTAAACGGAAATATCGAATTTCCCGAGAAATGTGAATAAGAGACGGTCGCGTTCCGCGAGTGAATAGGCGGTGAAGCGATCGTGATTACGCAAACGGACAGAACGTAAAATGAAACGTCAAACGTAAATATGTATAACGCCGTGTGTAACGTGCATGCGTCACTTACACAAACGTAATTGCACCCTTCGAAGTATCCTCGTATGCCTCGTGTAATTTCCTGTACGATTGTGAAATTCCGCGGGCAAACGATatatttcaatcattttcaCGCCGCACCGTTATTGTCTGTCAGAGCCGACGCACACACGCGCCAATTGCCGAAGGAAATTCGAAAGCGCGAGTCGCACGCTTTTAAAGTAATGATCGTATAAACGGCGTCATTCAGCACGAAATATGTACTTGGCTTGACAAAACCAATTTCGTGAGCGAAGTTAATTCAACGTTTCGATTGTTTTAAGGCTGCAAAATCTGGTACGCGTCCAGTTATGGCTTTTTACAACGACAACGGAAGTTGCAG is from Megalopta genalis isolate 19385.01 chromosome 12, iyMegGena1_principal, whole genome shotgun sequence and encodes:
- the LOC117229012 gene encoding serine protease inhibitor 88Ea — encoded protein: MSTNNIQVMLMLAVPFLLGSVSSQCLTANDFPGVGNPGAKNSLPAARFKFALDTLKKTAMIETQDNIFYSPHSLYQALRLAYFGARGTTEQSLKKALHIPNDLSKVDVQRFYSTENYDRLLAQANATDYEYSSANRLWISDKRKVRDCILDFVGDQLEKTDFHTNPVAVRNNINEWVSNMTKGHIKDLLPPNSIGEDTDLVLANAVYFKGLWQSQFEPANSKKDLFYSSGSQNSMVTFMHQKGTFNHLISELLGAHILELPYKGDRISMFVMLPPFVQARASGTDRDGIRVLIDHLSTDEGSAELRDILDYGVPPRDVEVLLPRFEVDKELPLGTLLHSLGAGELMAPNSADLRGFVEDGEKPLHLGDAVHRARIEVTEEGTTAAAATALFTFRSGRPLQPAVFNANHPFVYFIYDRQAKDILFCGVYRTPSPAKNTA